One window of Rhizobium leguminosarum genomic DNA carries:
- a CDS encoding 2Fe-2S iron-sulfur cluster-binding protein, with the protein MPKLTIVAFDGTRFDLDVDQGSTVMENAVRNSVPGIEAECGGACACATCHVYVDEAWTEQVGQPEAMEEDMLDFAFDVRPSSRLSCQIRMKAVYDGLVVHVPERQA; encoded by the coding sequence ATGCCCAAACTTACCATCGTCGCCTTTGACGGCACGCGCTTCGATCTCGACGTCGACCAAGGCTCCACCGTGATGGAGAATGCCGTGCGCAATTCGGTGCCCGGCATCGAGGCCGAGTGCGGCGGCGCCTGCGCCTGCGCGACCTGTCATGTCTATGTCGATGAGGCGTGGACCGAACAGGTCGGCCAGCCGGAAGCGATGGAAGAGGATATGCTCGACTTCGCCTTCGATGTGCGCCCGTCCTCGCGGCTATCCTGTCAGATCCGCATGAAGGCTGTCTATGACGGACTCGTGGTGCACGTGCCGGAACGCCAGGCTTAA